In a single window of the Streptomyces sp. CGMCC 4.7035 genome:
- a CDS encoding roadblock/LC7 domain-containing protein has protein sequence MTGITTADEKLTWLIEGLLERTPGARHALVLSRDGLKLCRTPELSVDQADQLAAIAAGIQSLSHGASVEFGDGSGGVRSAMAEFYGGVLFIVEAGEGAHLALVTTEDADAGLVGHNMSELVEQLGEYLTAQPRTS, from the coding sequence ATGACCGGCATCACGACCGCCGACGAGAAGCTCACCTGGCTCATCGAGGGACTGCTGGAGCGCACCCCGGGTGCCCGGCACGCGCTCGTGCTGTCCCGGGACGGGCTGAAGCTGTGCCGTACTCCGGAGCTCTCCGTCGACCAGGCCGACCAGCTCGCCGCGATCGCCGCCGGCATCCAGTCGCTGTCCCACGGCGCCTCCGTGGAGTTCGGCGACGGCAGCGGGGGCGTGCGCTCGGCGATGGCCGAGTTCTACGGCGGGGTCCTGTTCATCGTGGAGGCCGGCGAGGGCGCGCACCTCGCCCTGGTCACCACCGAGGACGCAGACGCGGGGCTCGTCGGGCACAACATGAGCGAACTCGTCGAGCAGCTCGGCGAATACCTGACCGCGCAGCC
- a CDS encoding FAD-binding and (Fe-S)-binding domain-containing protein, with translation MTDLGERRQRAPDADVGALREGLRAAVRGTVDFGTTARALHTMDASNYRRVPLGVVAPRDADDVAAALSVCRAHGVPVVARGGGTSIAGQATGTGVVLDFTRYMNRILSLDPEARTAVVQPGLVLDRLQEAAAPHGLRFGPDPSTHARCTLGGMIGNNACGSHSVAWGTTADSVRELSVLTARGEALTLGRGRRGAPEGLDALVESELALLRTGFPFLPRRISGYALDALLPEKGADVARSFCGSEGTLGVLTEAVVRLVEAPRARALAVLAYADETAAAQAAAGLLRHGPLTVEGMAADLVPPSAGLPRGGAWLFVEAGGASEAEARARAEAIVRAADVTDAAVVTDPAGQRALWRLREDASGTATRMPDGTEAWPGWEDCAVPPARLGDYLRDFRRLLADHGLRGAPYGHFGDGCIHVRIDFDLLTEAGIARFRRFSGELAELVVSHGGSLSGEHGDGQARAELLPKMYGPELVALFERVKDVWDPDDLLNPGMLVRPARLDENLRFAVLPRKPVDVAFGYPADGGDFSAAVRRCVGVAKCRTTTVSGSSVMCPSFRATGEEEHSTRGRARLLHEMLAGEVVTDGWRSTEVRDALDLCLSCKGCRTDCPVGVDMATYKAEFLHHHYAGRRRPAAHYTMGWLPVWLRAVARTRTAPVVNALAAVGPLAALGKRLGGIAPEREIPSLAGETFSRWWRRESGRRLRGGPRVVLWPDTFTEHLSPSVGKAAVRVLEAAGLTVVLPPTARPKAPLRGRVCCGLTYVSTGQLDRARTVMRRTLDLMEPVLEAGAPVVVLEPSCAAALRTDLPELLHDDPRAGRLAAAVVTFAEALERHAPDWTPPRVDRPAVGQTHCHQHAVLGEAADRRLRAAAGLTGELTGGCCGLAGDFGFERGHYEVSRACAEDQLLPAVRSAPEDAVVLADGFSCRTQLEQLAGVGARHLAEVLAEGLERAKE, from the coding sequence ATGACGGACCTTGGGGAACGGCGGCAGCGGGCGCCCGACGCGGACGTCGGCGCCCTGCGTGAGGGGCTGCGCGCGGCGGTGCGCGGCACGGTCGACTTCGGTACGACGGCGCGGGCACTGCACACCATGGACGCCTCCAACTACCGGCGGGTGCCGCTCGGCGTGGTGGCGCCGCGGGACGCGGACGACGTGGCGGCGGCGTTGAGCGTGTGCCGTGCGCACGGGGTGCCGGTCGTCGCCCGCGGTGGCGGGACGTCAATTGCCGGGCAGGCGACGGGCACGGGCGTGGTGCTCGACTTCACCCGGTACATGAACCGGATCCTGTCCCTGGACCCCGAGGCCCGCACGGCCGTGGTCCAGCCGGGTCTGGTCCTGGACCGCCTCCAGGAGGCCGCCGCCCCGCACGGCCTGCGCTTCGGCCCGGACCCCTCCACGCACGCCCGCTGCACCCTGGGCGGCATGATCGGCAACAACGCGTGCGGCTCCCACTCGGTGGCCTGGGGCACGACGGCGGACAGCGTGCGCGAGCTGTCGGTGCTCACCGCGCGGGGCGAGGCGCTGACCCTGGGCCGGGGCCGGCGGGGCGCTCCCGAGGGCCTGGACGCCCTGGTGGAGAGCGAGTTGGCGCTCCTGCGCACCGGCTTCCCCTTCCTGCCGCGCCGCATCTCCGGGTACGCGCTGGACGCGCTGCTCCCGGAGAAGGGCGCCGACGTGGCCCGCTCCTTCTGCGGCTCCGAGGGCACGCTGGGCGTCCTGACGGAGGCGGTCGTACGCCTGGTGGAGGCACCCCGCGCGCGTGCGCTCGCCGTGCTGGCGTACGCGGACGAGACCGCGGCGGCCCAGGCGGCGGCCGGACTGCTGCGGCACGGGCCGCTGACCGTCGAGGGCATGGCCGCCGACCTCGTACCGCCGTCGGCGGGGCTGCCGCGCGGCGGCGCCTGGCTGTTCGTGGAGGCGGGCGGCGCGAGCGAGGCGGAGGCACGCGCGCGTGCGGAGGCGATCGTCCGGGCGGCGGACGTCACGGACGCCGCGGTGGTCACCGACCCGGCCGGACAGCGGGCCCTGTGGCGGCTGCGTGAGGACGCGAGCGGCACGGCGACCCGGATGCCGGACGGGACCGAGGCCTGGCCGGGCTGGGAGGACTGCGCGGTGCCACCCGCCCGACTCGGCGACTACCTCCGGGACTTCAGGCGCCTGCTGGCCGACCACGGCCTGCGGGGTGCGCCCTACGGCCACTTCGGGGACGGCTGCATCCACGTCCGCATCGACTTCGACCTGCTGACCGAGGCGGGCATCGCCCGCTTCCGCCGCTTCTCCGGGGAGCTCGCGGAACTGGTCGTCTCCCACGGCGGCTCGCTCTCCGGGGAGCACGGCGACGGCCAGGCACGGGCGGAACTGCTGCCGAAGATGTACGGGCCGGAGCTGGTCGCCCTCTTCGAGCGCGTCAAGGACGTCTGGGACCCGGACGACCTGCTCAACCCCGGCATGCTGGTACGACCGGCGCGGCTGGACGAGAACCTGCGGTTCGCGGTGCTGCCCCGCAAGCCGGTGGACGTCGCCTTCGGCTACCCGGCGGACGGCGGCGACTTCTCGGCGGCGGTGCGGCGGTGCGTGGGCGTCGCCAAGTGCCGTACGACGACGGTGTCCGGCTCCTCGGTGATGTGCCCCTCGTTCCGGGCGACCGGCGAGGAGGAGCACTCCACGCGCGGGCGGGCCCGGCTGTTGCACGAGATGCTGGCGGGCGAGGTGGTCACCGACGGCTGGCGCTCGACGGAGGTACGGGACGCGCTGGATTTGTGCCTGTCCTGCAAGGGCTGCCGCACGGACTGCCCGGTGGGCGTCGACATGGCCACGTACAAGGCGGAGTTCCTGCACCACCACTACGCGGGGCGGCGCAGACCGGCCGCGCACTACACGATGGGGTGGCTGCCCGTGTGGCTGCGGGCTGTCGCACGCACCCGCACGGCTCCGGTGGTCAACGCGCTCGCCGCCGTGGGGCCGCTGGCGGCGCTCGGCAAGCGGCTGGGCGGCATCGCGCCCGAGCGGGAGATCCCGAGCCTGGCGGGGGAGACGTTCAGCAGGTGGTGGAGAAGGGAATCCGGTCGGCGGCTCCGTGGCGGCCCCCGGGTCGTCCTCTGGCCGGACACCTTCACGGAGCACCTGTCGCCGTCCGTGGGAAAGGCTGCCGTAAGGGTGCTGGAGGCGGCGGGGCTGACGGTGGTGCTGCCGCCGACGGCACGGCCGAAGGCACCCCTTCGCGGCCGGGTCTGCTGCGGCCTGACCTACGTCTCCACGGGCCAGCTGGACCGCGCCCGCACCGTCATGCGCCGCACGCTCGACCTGATGGAACCGGTACTGGAAGCAGGCGCCCCGGTGGTCGTCCTGGAACCGAGCTGCGCCGCCGCGCTCCGCACGGACCTGCCGGAGCTGCTGCACGACGACCCGCGCGCCGGGCGCCTGGCGGCGGCGGTGGTGACGTTCGCGGAGGCCCTGGAGCGGCACGCCCCGGACTGGACGCCGCCGCGGGTGGACCGCCCGGCGGTCGGCCAGACCCACTGCCACCAGCACGCGGTCCTGGGTGAGGCGGCCGACCGCCGGCTGCGCGCGGCGGCGGGCCTGACCGGGGAACTGACCGGCGGCTGCTGCGGTCTCGCGGGCGACTTCGGCTTCGAGAGGGGCCACTACGAGGTGTCGAGGGCATGCGCGGAGGACCAGCTGCTCCCGGCGGTGCGTTCGGCGCCGGAGGACGCGGTCGTCCTGGCGGACGGCTTCTCCTGCCGCACCCAGCTGGAGCAGCTGGCGGGCGTCGGAGCGCGGCACCTCGCGGAGGTACTGGCGGAAGGGCTGGAAAGGGCCAAGGAGTGA
- a CDS encoding ATP-binding protein codes for MTAPIPSGERPALRAVAPVTLATAVVAGLAVAAAVMAAPEGIRVPLAWEGAAAALLLCGAVALAAHGIRSASLARRRLDAMTQDAGRLVQERARLAEEFSQERARLTDGFIEERVRLTEEFERERARLAKEFAQERVRLSDEFDQERIALIEGFAGERDVLTGELTRLAEETTSLARRLRQASNARDAAVSVTANVAGRMQALATGMLADLRAMEDKHADEDVLADLLHLDHRTAQAGRLADSVAVLAGARSGRRWARPIVMESILRGAMGRVSGYQRVRVHSSSEAAVAGHAAEGVMHALAELLDNAANFSPPTAEVHVYVEEVPSGVIVSVEDAGLVMGDVQLRRAERAVSGEVAEMGGLTGTRLGLAVVGRLARKYGLKVSFRPSARGGTGVLMLIPQDILSQPTLPPSAEPVTPDSEPTLTLTAVAALIPSTETAPAPSTETAPAPAPADETASAAPEHRPSYAAARAAEDLDPDPVPTHEFPVSGTPGTGGLPRRRRGHALEAAERSRARAAARAEREPDTPDDTKARAARFSSFRQAVRGTVPDQATVQGTTAEPEAVREDAARTAPDSPVRDTPARDTAHEPLVRHESPVRQAADEPVVRETPAPRPVPDDPTAPEPAVTPSHPEGNTTS; via the coding sequence ATGACCGCCCCCATACCGTCAGGCGAACGCCCGGCCCTTCGCGCCGTCGCACCCGTCACACTGGCCACCGCCGTGGTGGCGGGCCTCGCCGTCGCCGCCGCGGTCATGGCGGCACCGGAGGGGATCCGCGTCCCCCTCGCCTGGGAGGGCGCCGCCGCGGCCCTGCTGCTGTGCGGGGCGGTCGCCCTCGCCGCCCACGGCATCCGGTCGGCGTCCCTGGCCCGCCGCCGCCTGGACGCCATGACGCAGGACGCGGGCCGGCTGGTCCAGGAACGCGCCCGGCTCGCCGAGGAGTTCAGCCAGGAGCGGGCACGGCTGACGGACGGCTTCATCGAGGAACGCGTACGGCTGACCGAGGAGTTCGAGCGGGAGCGGGCCCGGCTCGCCAAGGAGTTCGCGCAGGAGCGCGTGCGCCTCTCGGACGAGTTCGACCAGGAACGGATCGCGCTCATCGAGGGGTTCGCCGGCGAACGCGACGTGCTCACCGGAGAACTCACCCGGCTCGCCGAGGAGACGACCAGCCTCGCCCGGCGTCTGCGCCAGGCCTCGAACGCGCGGGACGCGGCCGTCTCCGTCACCGCCAACGTCGCCGGGCGCATGCAGGCCCTGGCCACCGGCATGCTCGCCGACCTGCGCGCGATGGAGGACAAGCACGCGGACGAGGACGTCCTCGCCGACCTCCTCCACCTCGACCACCGCACCGCGCAGGCGGGCCGCCTCGCCGACTCCGTCGCCGTCCTCGCGGGCGCCCGCTCCGGCCGTCGCTGGGCGCGCCCCATCGTCATGGAGTCGATCCTGCGCGGCGCGATGGGCCGCGTCAGCGGCTACCAGCGCGTCCGCGTCCACTCCTCCAGCGAGGCCGCGGTCGCCGGGCACGCCGCCGAAGGCGTGATGCACGCGCTTGCCGAACTCCTCGACAACGCTGCCAACTTCTCCCCGCCCACCGCCGAGGTCCATGTCTACGTGGAGGAGGTGCCCTCCGGGGTCATCGTCTCCGTCGAGGACGCGGGTCTGGTCATGGGCGATGTGCAGCTGCGCCGCGCCGAGCGCGCGGTCTCCGGCGAGGTTGCCGAGATGGGCGGGCTCACCGGCACCCGGCTCGGCCTCGCGGTCGTCGGCCGGCTCGCCCGCAAGTACGGCCTGAAGGTGTCCTTCCGGCCGTCCGCGCGCGGCGGCACGGGCGTCCTGATGCTGATCCCGCAGGACATCCTGTCCCAGCCGACGCTGCCGCCGTCCGCCGAGCCCGTGACCCCGGACTCCGAGCCCACCCTGACCCTGACCGCCGTTGCGGCCCTGATCCCGTCCACCGAGACCGCCCCGGCCCCGTCCACCGAGACCGCCCCGGCCCCGGCCCCGGCCGACGAGACCGCGTCGGCCGCCCCCGAGCACCGGCCCTCGTACGCCGCCGCCCGCGCCGCCGAGGACCTCGACCCCGATCCGGTCCCCACGCACGAGTTCCCGGTGTCCGGCACCCCCGGCACCGGCGGACTCCCCCGGCGCCGTCGCGGTCACGCACTGGAGGCCGCCGAGCGCAGCCGCGCCCGGGCGGCCGCCCGCGCCGAGCGCGAGCCGGACACCCCGGACGACACCAAGGCCCGGGCCGCCCGCTTCAGCAGCTTCCGCCAGGCGGTCCGCGGCACGGTGCCGGACCAGGCCACGGTCCAGGGCACGACGGCCGAACCCGAAGCCGTACGGGAGGACGCGGCGCGGACGGCGCCCGACAGCCCCGTACGGGACACCCCGGCCCGCGACACCGCGCACGAGCCCCTCGTACGACACGAGTCGCCCGTACGACAGGCGGCGGACGAGCCCGTCGTACGAGAAACACCCGCACCCCGGCCCGTACCGGACGACCCCACCGCACCCGAACCGGCCGTCACCCCCTCGCACCCGGAAGGCAACACCACTTCATGA